One window of the Trypanosoma brucei gambiense DAL972 chromosome 3, complete sequence genome contains the following:
- a CDS encoding mismatch repair protein MSH5, putative: protein MDEGLDDIAENDVVVDVVSLIAHQGRVGLASYSSGLCVVRCSESFASRFDGDVPINSTMDVPGELLWLLQYLTICKPSSVLVPAAGSQVILDIAQLCSLNVVFAPPSDFDSARLWDILAQLWANVKRGEWCARICVHKHVMLMTLAALLLHLQHSRHPVADVAEVPPAGVLYVDADTLSSLQITRTEAHPMDYQGIGQSKEGLSLLSVVDRTSGPLGGALLRQWFALPLQNERELQQRYSVVDFFTNRDNHSIMTNLRRSLKRLRQPGSIFTKMRASKHTTGDYDSLLRSTLGLLQIASLLSTEAHRFPLFMRIVASCQAAQLEEMSDIITRSISLTREPRDTLGKTYVRIRPGCDPELDELREHFAHLDELLTRVAEEEKQGLPPHWRPGTLLCAFAPQWGHVIVLPHCPPTLLETELPRDWELVLQTDDGPFFKTSLTRRLDEEVGDLRSAILDREGEVQRRVDHRLLELSPALIPLHLCAELDCLIGFALCALEGQWSRPEIVPDPGVLEISRAVHPILARMSQPVVPCSLTIRRSADRVCVVTGANGSGKSVFITTIAHTVFLAHIGSYVPCAHAAIGLIDTFIALHTPSACRGNEDLTFAVKELHSSFGNELASMSRMLQRCGSRCRESDEGAARMLLVIDEFGKGTLSVDGAALLAASLRTFISMGNQRPLVLLATHYMEAVQPNIVPRGEIILIEMLTTLLESSRKRPRDGVRAHLGADSTDFVGGSYELVPSYNAVPVRDVGEDGKLPDDEVSSRALHFAFQHSVPEVLLRRAWSVMTSECV, encoded by the coding sequence ATGGACGAAGGTTTGGATGATATTGCTGAAAATGATGTAGTGGTTGACGTTGTGAGTTTGATTGCGCATCAAGGGCGCGTTGGTCTTGCTTCTTATAGCAGCGgtctttgtgttgtgcgcTGTTCAGAGTCGTTTGCGTCAAGGTTTGATGGCGATGTTCCAATTAACTCAACAATGGATGTGCCTGGTGAGCTTCTCTGGTTGTTACAATACTTGACAATATGTAAACCATCATCTGTTTTGGTGCCAGCCGCTGGGTCGCAGGTGATATTGGATATTGCTCAGTTGTGCAGCCTCAACGTAGTATTTGCTCCACCCAGTGACTTCGATAGCGCCAGGTTGTGGGATATCCTCGCCCAACTCTGGGCTAATGTGAAGAGAGGCGAATGGTGCGCACGTATATGTGTTCATAAACATGTAATGCTTATGACACTCGCAGCgcttttgttgcatttacAGCACTCGCGCCACCCCGTTGCTGACGTTGCCGAGGTGCCTCCGGCCGGTGTTTTGTATGTTGATGCGGACACACTGTCTAGTTTACAAATAACCCGCACGGAGGCGCACCCTATGGACTATCAAGGCATTGGACAGTCAAAGGAGGGCCTCTCCCTTTTGAGTGTGGTGGACAGGACCAGCGGCCCCCTTGGAGGGGCTTTGTTGCGGCAATGGTTCGCGCTCCCTTTGCAGAACGAGAGGGAATTACAGCAGCGGTACAGCGTTGTTGACTTTTTCACAAATAGGGATAACCACAGCATAATGACTAATCTTCGACGCTCCCTGAAACGGCTGAGGCAACCAGGCAGTATCTTCACAAAGATGCGTGCTTCCAAGCACACAACTGGTGATTACGATTCCCTATTGCGTTCCACCCTTGGACTCTTGCAAATTGCCTCGCTCCTCTCTACGGAGGCCCACAGGTTTCCCTTATTCATGCGCATCGTCGCGAGTTGCCAAGCCGCGCAGTTGGAGGAGATGAGCGATATAATCACCAGATCAATATCTTTAACCCGAGAGCCTCGCGACACGCTTGGCAAGACATACGTCCGAATTCGCCCCGGCTGTGACCCGGAACTGGATGAACTTCGAGAGCATTTTGCCCACCTTGATGAACTGCTGACGCGCGTggctgaggaggaaaaacaggGTCTTCCACCGCACTGGCGACCGGGTACACTACTTTGTGCGTTTGCTCCGCAATGGGGTCATGTAATTGTGCTTCCTCATTGTCCACCAACGCTGCTGGAAACTGAGTTACCACGGGACTGGGAGTTAGTGCTGCAGACGGATGATGGGCCTTTCTTTAAGACGTCTCTAACACGGAGGCTGGATGAGGAGGTGGGTGATTTGCGCTCAGCCATACTGGATCGGGAAGGTGAAGTGCAACGTCGGGTAGATCACCGATTGCTTGAATTGTCGCCAGCGCTTATTCCCTTGCATCTCTGTGCGGAATTGGACTGCCTAATAGGTTTTGCATTGTGCGCATTGGAGGGGCAGTGGAGTCGTCCTGAAATTGTACCTGATCCGGGCGTACTTGAAATTTCTCGAGCGGTGCACCCTATATTGGCTCGAATGTCACAACCGGTGGTTCCGTGCTCCTTGACAATCCGACGCAGTGCAgaccgtgtgtgtgtggtcaCTGGGGCAAATGGGAGTGGAAAATCGGTGTTCATAACAACGATAGCCCACACTGTCTTTCTCGCTCATATTGGCTCGTACGTACCGTGTGCGCATGCCGCCATCGGTTTAATAGATACATTCATTGCGCTACATACTCCTTCCGCCTGTAGGGGTAACGAAGATTTAACCTTTGCGGTAAAGGAGCTGCATTCCAGTTTTGGTAACGAGCTTGCATCTATGAGCCGCATGCTACAACGCTGTGGCAGCCGCTGCAGAGAGAGCGATGAAGGGGCGGCCCGGATGCTTCTAGTGATTGATGAATTTGGAAAAGGAACGCTTTCGGTGGATGGAGCCGCATTGCTGGCGGCTTCTCTGCGAACATTTATTTCGATGGGAAACCAGCGCCCGTTAGTGCTATTAGCGACACATTATATGGAAGCTGTTCAACCAAACATTGTGCCCAGGGGGGAAATTATTCTGATCGAAATGTTGACGACACTCCTGGAGAGTAGCCGTAAAAGACCTCGTGACGGGGTAAGGGCGCACTTGGGAGCGGATAGTACAGATTTCGTTGGTGGCAGCTATGAACTTGTGCCCTCTTACAATGCGGTTCCAGTGCGAGATGTTGGTGAGGACGGAAAGCTACCGGATGATGAAGTTTCCTCTCGGGCACTGCACTTCGCTTTTCAGCACTCTGTGCCTGAAGTGCTTCTTCGAAGAGCCTGGAGCGTGATGACCAGTGAGTGCGTTTGA
- a CDS encoding 73 kDa paraflagellar rod protein, which produces MAAVDDATGLEAARKQKIHNLKLKTACLENEELVQELHVSDWSETQRQKLRGAHLKAEELVAAVDVGTKWNLTEVYDLAKLMRVCGLEMSQRELYRPEDKAQFMDIIAMKKVLQDLRQNRNKTRVVSFTQMIDNAIAKVEKVEEELRRSQLDATQLAQVPTQTLKQVEDIMNVTQIQNALASTDDQIKTQLAQLEKTNEIQNVAMHDGEMQVAEEQMWTKVQLQERLIDLIQDKFRLISKCEEENQAFSKIHEVQKQANQETSQMKDAKRRLKQRCETDLKHIHDAIQKADLEDAEATKRHAANKEKSDRYIRENEDRQEETWNKIQDLERQLQKLGTERFDEVKRRIEEIDREEKRRVEYSQFLEVASQHKKLLELTVYNCDLAIRCTGLVEELVSEGCAAVKARHDKTSQDLAALRLDVHKEHLEYFRMLYLTLGSLIYKKEKRMEEIDRNIRTTHIQLEFCVETFDPNAKKHADMKKELYRLRQGVEEELAMLKEKQAKALEEFKESEEALDAAGIEFNHPVDENNEEVLTRRSKMVEYRSHLTKQEEVKIAAEREEIKRARLLRSSGAGGEQVRIGNNTAPARLE; this is translated from the coding sequence ATGGCCGCAGTTGACGATGCCACTGGTTTGGAGGCTGCGCGCAAGCAGAAGATCCACAACCTGAAGCTGAAGACAGCCTGTTTGGAGAATGAGGAACTTGTACAGGAATTGCATGTATCTGACTGGAGCGAGACACAGAGGCAGAAGCTGCGCGGCGCCCACCtgaaggctgaggagctgGTTGCCGCTGTGGACGTCGGTACGAAATGGAACCTAACGGAGGTATACGACCTCGCAAAGCTGATGCGCGTGTGTGGACTCGAGATGAGCCAACGCGAGCTTTACCGCCCTGAGGACAAGGCACAATTCATGGACATTATTGCCATGAAAAAGGTGCTTCAGGACCTGCGTCAGAACCGCAACAAGACGCGTGTTGTGAGCTTCACGCAGATGATCGACAACGCCATCGCGAAGGTTGAAAAGGTTGAGGAGGAGCTTCGCCGCTCGCAGCTGGATGCAACACAGTTGGCGCAGGTCCCCACACAGACATTGAAGCAAGTGGAGGATATCATGAACGTAACGCAAATCCAGAATGCGCTTGCCTCAACTGACGACCAGATCAAGACGCAGTTGGCGCAGCTTGAAAAAACGAACGAGATCCAGAACGTTGCGATGCATGATGGTGAGATGCAGGTCGCCGAGGAGCAAATGTGGACGAAGGTACAGCTTCAGGAGCGCTTGATCGATCTGATTCAGGACAAATTCCGCTTGATCAGCAAATGTGAGGAGGAGAACCAGGCCTTCAGCAAAATCCATGAGGTGCAGAAACAGGCGAATCAGGAAACGAGTCAGATGAAGGATGCGAAGCGTCGCCTGAAGCAGCGGTGTGAGACAGATCTGAAGCACATCCACGACGCGATCCAGAAGGCTGACCTTGAGGATGCCGAGGCGACGAAGCGCCACGCTGCGAACAAAGAGAAGAGCGACCGCTACAtccgagagaacgaggataGGCAGGAGGAGACGTGGAACAAGATCCAGGACCTTGAGCGGCAGTTGCAGAAGCTTGGCACGGAGCGATTCGATGAGGTCAAGCGGCGGATTGAGGAGATTGACCGCGAGGAGAAGCGACGTGTGGAGTACTCTCAATTCCTGGAGGTTGCCTCGCAGCACAAGAAACTGCTCGAGCTGACAGTGTACAACTGCGACCTCGCGATCCGCTGTACCGGGCTGGTGGAGGAGCTGGTGTCGGAGGGCTGTGCCGCGGTGAAGGCCCGCCACGACAAAACGAGCCAGGATCTTGCAGCCCTTCGTTTGGATGTTCATAAAGAGCACTTGGAGTACTTCCGCATGCTGTACCTCACGTTGGGTTCTCTTATCTacaagaaagagaagcgGATGGAGGAGATTGACCGGAACATCCGTACAACGCACATCCAGTTGGAGTTCTGTGTGGAAACATTCGACCCGAATGCGAAGAAGCACGCCGACATGAAGAAAGAGCTATACAGGCTGCGCCAGGGCGTAGAGGAGGAGCTGGCGATGCTGAAAGAGAAGCAGGCGAAGGCGTTGGAGGAGTTCAAGGAGTCAGAGGAGGCTCTGGACGCTGCTGGCATCGAGTTCAACCACCCTGTGGACGAGAACAACGAGGAGGTGCTTACACGCCGCAGCAAGATGGTGGAGTACCGCTCGCACCTGacgaagcaggaggaggtgaagattGCCGCCGAACGCGAGGAAATCAAGAGGGCGCGCTTACTGCGCAGCtctggtgccggtggcgaGCAGGTCCGCATCGGAAACAACACTGCACCGGCACGCCTCGAATAG
- a CDS encoding 73 kDa paraflagellar rod protein: protein MRVCGLEMSQRELYRPEDKAQFMDIIAMKKVLQDLRQNRNKTRVVSFTQMIDNAIAKVEKVEEELRRSQLDATQLAQVPTQTLKQVEDIMNVTQIQNALASTDDQIKTQLAQLEKTNEIQNVAMHDGEMQVAEEQMWTKVQLQERLIDLIQDKFRLISKCEEENQAFSKIHEVQKQANQETSQMKDAKRRLKQRCETDLKHIHDAIQKADLEDAEATKRHAANKEKSDRYIRENEDRQEETWNKIQDLERQLQKLGTERFDEVKRRIEEIDREEKRRVEYSQFLEVASQHKKLLELTVYNCDLAIRCTGLVEELVSEGCAAVKARHDKTSQDLAALRLDVHKEHLEYFRMLYLTLGSLIYKKEKRMEEIDRNIRTTHIQLEFCVETFDPNAKKHADMKKELYRLRQGVEEELAMLKEKQAKALEEFKESEEALDAAGIEFNHPVDENNEEVLTRRSKMVEYRSHLTKQEEVKIAAEREEIKRARLLRSSGAGGEQVRIGNNTAPARLE, encoded by the coding sequence ATGCGCGTGTGTGGACTCGAGATGAGCCAACGCGAGCTTTACCGCCCTGAGGACAAGGCACAATTCATGGACATTATTGCCATGAAAAAGGTGCTTCAGGACCTGCGTCAGAACCGCAACAAGACGCGTGTTGTGAGCTTCACGCAGATGATCGACAACGCCATCGCGAAGGTTGAAAAGGTTGAGGAGGAGCTTCGCCGCTCGCAGCTGGATGCAACACAGTTGGCGCAGGTCCCCACACAGACATTGAAGCAAGTGGAGGATATCATGAACGTAACGCAAATCCAGAATGCGCTTGCCTCAACTGACGACCAGATCAAGACGCAGTTGGCGCAGCTTGAAAAAACGAACGAGATCCAGAACGTTGCGATGCATGATGGTGAGATGCAGGTCGCCGAGGAGCAAATGTGGACGAAGGTACAGCTTCAGGAGCGCTTGATCGATCTGATTCAGGACAAATTCCGCTTGATCAGCAAATGTGAGGAGGAGAACCAGGCCTTCAGCAAAATCCATGAGGTGCAGAAACAGGCGAATCAGGAAACGAGTCAGATGAAGGATGCGAAGCGTCGCCTGAAGCAGCGGTGTGAGACAGATCTGAAGCACATCCACGACGCGATCCAGAAGGCTGACCTTGAGGATGCCGAGGCGACGAAGCGCCACGCTGCGAACAAAGAGAAGAGCGACCGCTACAtccgagagaacgaggataGGCAGGAGGAGACGTGGAACAAGATCCAGGACCTTGAGCGGCAGTTGCAGAAGCTTGGCACGGAGCGATTCGATGAGGTCAAGCGGCGGATTGAGGAGATTGACCGCGAGGAGAAGCGACGTGTGGAGTACTCTCAATTCCTGGAGGTTGCCTCGCAGCACAAGAAACTGCTCGAGCTGACAGTGTACAACTGCGACCTCGCGATCCGCTGTACCGGGCTGGTGGAGGAGCTGGTGTCGGAGGGCTGTGCCGCGGTGAAGGCCCGCCACGACAAAACGAGCCAGGATCTTGCAGCCCTTCGTTTGGATGTTCATAAAGAGCACTTGGAGTACTTCCGCATGCTGTACCTCACGTTGGGTTCTCTTATCTacaagaaagagaagcgGATGGAGGAGATTGACCGGAACATCCGTACAACGCACATCCAGTTGGAGTTCTGTGTGGAAACATTCGACCCGAATGCGAAGAAGCACGCCGACATGAAGAAAGAGCTATACAGGCTGCGCCAGGGCGTAGAGGAGGAGCTGGCGATGCTGAAAGAGAAGCAGGCGAAGGCGTTGGAGGAGTTCAAGGAGTCAGAGGAGGCTCTGGACGCTGCTGGCATCGAGTTCAACCACCCTGTGGACGAGAACAACGAGGAGGTGCTTACACGCCGCAGCAAGATGGTGGAGTACCGCTCGCACCTGacgaagcaggaggaggtgaagattGCCGCCGAACGCGAGGAAATCAAGAGGGCGCGCTTACTGCGCAGCtctggtgccggtggcgaGCAGGTCCGCATCGGAAACAACACTGCACCGGCACGCCTCGAATAG
- a CDS encoding diphthamide synthesis protein, putative, with amino-acid sequence MEAELGLPSNYRFEIEKCARRIREKGATRVALQFPEGLLMFAAPIADILEEQTGAEMVILGDVTYGACCVDDYSALALGCDFLIHYGHSCLISIKDCLIKNMMYVFVEIDIDVQHFVDTVRSFVPPETRLACIATIQFVSSMRAGVQMLENHFHQPVVVPQNKPLSRGELLGCTSPVLDPTAVDLVLYVGDGRFHLEAFLIAHPTLNALQYDPYKKTMTTESYNTSEMRTLRREAVQLGKAASSFALIMGTLGRQGNPRLVDRIMQLAEKRGKTVTLFLMSEIFPQKLARIQDVDCYIQVACPRLSIDWGYAFDKPLLSPYEAEVALGNVNWNDVHYPMDHYSKDGGKWAVYTNKSL; translated from the coding sequence ATGGAGGCGGAGTTGGGTCTTCCAAGTAACTACAGGTTTGAGATTGAGAAGTGTGCCCGACGCATAAGGGAAAAGGGCGCTACGCGCGTAGCCCTCCAGTTTCCCGAGGGCCTTCTGATGTTCGCTGCGCCAATTGCTGATATTCTCGAGGAACAGACGGGAGCTGAGATGGTAATTCTGGGTGATGTTACATACGGCGCCTGCTGCGTAGACGATTATTCGGCCCTAGCGTTGGGTTGTGACTTCTTGATTCACTATGGTCACAGTTGCCTTATATCGATAAAAGATTGTCTGATAAAAAATATGATGTACGTGTTTGTCGAAATTGACATTGATGTACAACATTTCGTTGATACCGTTCGCTCCTTTGTCCCCCCTGAGACTCGCCTGGCCTGCATTGCAACGATTCAGTTCGTTTCTTCCATGCGCGCTGGGGTTCAGATGTTAGAGAACCACTTTCATCAGCCTGTTGTTGTGCCACAAAATAAGCCGCTCTCAAGGGGGGAGTTGTTGGGTTGCACGAGCCCAGTACTGGACCCAACGGCTGTGGATCTTGTGCTGTACGTAGGTGATGGACGTTTCCATCTTGAAGCTTTTCTAATTGCTCACCCAACATTAAACGCTTTACAATATGATCCTTACAAGAAGACAATGACAACAGAAAGCTACAACACGAGCGAAATGAGAACTCTGCGGCGCGAGGCGGTCCAATTGGGAAAAGCCGCTAGTAGTTTTGCACTTATTATGGGAACGTTAGGACGTCAGGGAAACCCACGGTTGGTAGACCGCATAATGCAACTTGCGGAGAAGCGAGGAAAAACAGTCACCCTCTTTCTCATGTCCGAAATCTTCCCTCAGAAACTGGCAAGAATTCAGGATGTTGACTGCTATATTCAGGTAGCATGTCCAAGACTTTCCATCGACTGGGGATACGCGTTCGATAAGCCTCTATTGTCACCTTATGAGGCAGAAGTAGCCTTGGGAAACGTAAACTGGAACGACGTACATTACCCAATGGACCATTATTCAAAGGACGGAGGAAAATGGGCTGTCTACACAAACAAATCCCTATGA
- a CDS encoding 40S ribosomal protein S15A, putative: MTMMSVLANALRCIAGAERRGKRQVLIRPSSKVVVKFLQVMQKHGYIGEFEIVDDHRAGKIVVNLNGRLNKCGAICPRFDCTARDFEKWVKNVLPSRQFGFVVLTTSLGIMDHEEARARNTGGKVLGFFY, translated from the coding sequence ATGACAATGATGAGCGTTTTGGCTAATGCGCTCCGCTGCATTGCGGGCGCAGAGCGCCGCGGCAAGCGCCAGGTTCTCATCCGGCCTTCATCGAAAGTAGTAGTGAAGTTTCTGCAGGTAATGCAGAAACACGGCTACATTGGTGAGTTTGAGATTGTTGACGACCACCGTGCAGGGAAGATCGTCGTAAATCTCAATGGGCGCCTCAATAAATGCGGGGCCATCTGCCCTCGGTTCGACTGCACTGCTCGTGACTTCGAAAAGTGGGTGAAGAATGTTCTCCCTAGTCGGCAGTTTGGCTTCGTCGTGCTCACGACGTCACTTGGCATCATGGACCACGAAGAGGCCCGTGCTCGCAATACTGGTGGTAAAGTGCTCGGTTTCTTCTACTAA